The sequence GGATTCAATCAAATTGTCCTTCACCACTGTGTGACaatgagtttcagctcatttccTCCTCACCAAGCTTACATCCTCCTACATCCTTGCATTTACTAAATCGATTACAATTTCTAATTGCCTGACATGGAGAAACACCCCAGGAAACTGGctatttaaagaaaattatgaGTCTCTTTAAGGACAATGTAGAGTACTGAGATGTGTTATAGCTTATTTAggaataacatttttttgttatggTGGCGAGAAAAATCAGCTCTATACAGCAGAAATATCAGGGTTTTCctcacataataataataataataataataataataataataataataataataataataataataatatccaaAGGCAGCTTGGAGGTCTGCGGTTCTCATCAATATGGAACTCTGGTACAGAAGCTATTATCAAAAGCATCACAGAATAACTGATGAGTCCTTCATCACACAGCGATCCGATACATCAGCATAGTGAGCTGAGTATGAATCTGCTTAAGAGTGATTCAAGTTCAAAATacttaaatgcattttcttgCTTTGGTGGAGGCTTGTGGCATTGATTCTAATGTTACAtctcaacaaacaaaaagagaaatccaCAAACAGctattttattgtaaaacatCATTTTACTGATAATATACTGGTGAGTAAAATAAGGATGATTGTAACTGAAAAGAGTTGTACATGGACTGAAGTAACAGTTCCCAACATTGGTGTTGCTTATTCCGCTGTTGCTGTTTGATGTTGCCTCCTGAATAATATGTGTGTCAGAGAGGCGCATCAAGGTGCATGCACCACTGAATAAATCCCATTTACATCCCATATTTGGAGTTCACCAAAAACATGCCACTGCTTTTACTCCCTTAGTGCACAGAGTAGACCATCAAGTCAGCCAACAAAAACTCCTAATGGGCCACTGAAAGATGAATAATTCATCTAGGCTAGGTTGTATCGGCCTGGTTTTCTTGTGCAGGTACATGTCTTGTTGCCCACCTTGGCTCCATTACAACAGCTAGGCAGAACTGTCTACAACTGATGATGACcatgtagttgttgttgttgtaactCCATCCTGTTTAGTGAGGGTTACCACTTCAGGTCCAGTGTGTAGTTCCGTCAGCCCTATACCACAGTACTAATGGTGGAAGACTCCTCTGACTTGCCCTGTCTGCTGGGCAATGACTTGAGATACTCCAGGTGTCTGCGGGCATCCTCCTGATTAGCCCTGACATAGTAGACCAGGTAGGAGATGACCATGGTGAACCAGCCAAACATGACGACCAGCATGGCCACATCTGTAGTCCTCTTCATCACCACACATAGATCTATGTCTGGCACCAACAGGAAGGCAAGTCCTTGAACACGTATTTCCTCTGGATCTGAAGTCTGGCACACAATGCCCGTCAATGATGCAGGCTCCAGGTGAACGTGAGGCATAGCCATCTGCAAGTTGCAGTCACAATGCCATGGATTGTTTGTTAAGTTGGCGCGAGCCCGCAGGCCCTCAAAGGACTCAGGGTTAAAATTGACTAACTTGTTAGAAGAAAGGTCTAGGAACTGTAGTGAGGAGCCCAGGCCTCTGAATGCCCCTGGTTCCAGCTGACTTAACTCATTGTGTGATAGATCCAGCTCAACCAGATGAGGCAAACCTGAAAAAGCATTAGTTGGGACTGTAGTGAAGAGGTTGAAGTCCAAGTAGACACGTCGTGTGTCATTGGGGATGTCCTGGGGGATCTCTGTGAGCTGCAGATTGCTGCAGCGCACCGTCTTTCCGCCGCTCTCGCTCTCAGAGCAATAGCAATTCTTGGAGCAACTGGTGGCAGCATGGTGGAAGCAAAAGGTCATCAGCACCAGGCTGTGCAGCAGCAAACACATGACCACTGAGTGGCGCAGTAGCCAGTCTGCCAGCAGGGACATTGTGGGATATGGGCATGCTCCAGGGAGGACCACCTGGATGAAGGGGCTGAAGTACACATCAACTTCCCCAGTAGCTGTTGAGCCTATGacataataaaacaacacaaaatcaTATTAGGAGTGATGGGAAACAAGCCATTTGGaaataaaaggaataaaacGAGAAGCACAAAATGCTTTCGCTACATAAAACATGGGTGATTAACAATATTCTTCAAACGCCTCAGTGTTATTTAACACACAAATTGGGTGTATAGTAGCTTGTTTAATTGCAGTGAGGATGCAGTGGTAATGCTACATGCTCATTTCAGCATGTTGGTGGCCAGAAACAACTGCACTTCTGTTGTATATCTAGGAAAGTCTAAGGATCAAACATTCCCTTCATACCAGCACAATAAACAAGCTAAGAAAATCCTTTGGTGTCACTGTGCTTCTTTTATAATTGACATCCCTGCGGTGCAGGGCTATTTCAGTACACAGGGACTGGCATTAACATAATGATGTGACACCAAGAGGAACAAATGTTCTGAATGAAACATATTGGGCTTTTAAAGGCCAGCTAGATTTTTATGTAGTTTTATATATCATGTTTCCAATTCTTTCTTAAACTTAGCTGTCATTCTAGAAAGCGACCATTATAACTTTCCTAGCTTGGTGTCTGTCAAGCTATGCTGTCGCTAGTCCATAAGGTCAATTAGTCAGCAGTGCAAGTAACACAGGTAGCTAAGATAAAATTAcactttatattttgtatgtaagcCTTTGGAAATAGCAGGTCTACCCACCCTAACACACTTCATTAATAGCTGATCAGGGCTACCTCCTATCCTGTTACTAATCCTCTTAAGGAAAAACTCCTTAAGTCAGTGTAGCATCAGTGTTGGCTACCCAATCCTTTTGTTGGGgtaaatgctaatgctaaacaCAGCGCCAAGGCCAACAAAACAGTCAATGTGATGGCCTGTCTTCTTTGAGACAAAAAGGAACCACAGAGTTCAACCAGACTTCTTAATTTCTTCAAAATGGATGGAGACTGAGCAAGATCCACTTACcaagattaaaaaatgaaatcgATCTCTAAGTACCTCTGAGTATCACATGACGTTGGGGGGTAGAGGACAGCCTGTAGTGGCATTGGTGGTGgtagtgtatatgtgtgtgtgagggcggACAGATGATTTGTCTACGAGGCACAGCTAATAACACTCATTGTGTTACTCCCGGTTTAAGAGATGCCTGCCAGACAACCCCAATAATGAGTCATTGGGCGAGATGGAGGTTGATGCACCAGGGCAAAGCACACATGAAGCCTCTGTTATTAAGCTCTGACTGCTGTAATTTGCCTCCATCAGACATGAGATGTTTATCCATACATCTTCATCGAGGCCAGGCAAAGCAACTTCCAAAGGATTTCCCTCTGCACTTAGTGTCAACACGGTGTATGAGCAAGTAAAATAGCATGACAGATGCAGCTTAACAGCCAAGGATATAAAGAGTCTCGCCTAAACTGAATGGGTAACGTTATGCTCCTGCAAAGGCTGTACTTTTCCTGTCACACAGCATGCCAGCCTGGTATTTTGCTGAGAGATAATGGGGGAGCAGGAGCATAAGGTTTttgacggaggaggaggaggaggaggtggagaaagCATGTGGGCAAGAAGGGAAATTGGACACACGAGTGTAGGGTTGTGAGAGAAAGAACGATATCAAGAGGATTTAAAGAGAGGGGTAACATTACAATGACAACATTGAGAACACTGTGACACTAATGAGATATCGAGGAAAGGGGCAAATGTTAGTTAGTCACAGGGACAGATGAAGACAGCTTGTGAATGAACAGACATGTCGCCTATGGATGAGATAAACACACAAGAAAGGGTATAAACCTAATGAGTTGAAGGGTGGTGCATCAGTATAAATCTCAATCAGATTTTCAAAAACTGTACTCCATTCAAAATATGTTTCCAAAGACATCATTAGCAAAAAGACTTTAATTTTACTAATGGTCAATACcctcacaacaaacacaacccCGCCACACATTCTGCCATATACTGCAAATACAATAAATCTAAAGACCTCTAAATCAGGTGAGGACATCGTCAGTGTCCGTAAAGTCATTTCTTACTTCTGTGATAAATAACTCTCCTGCTTTTAATTTACACAATAAATACAGCACTCTTGCAGCCAAAGGTCAGTTTTTCGCCTCATAAATTTGCTGCTGTCAGTGCTGCACTGACAAGTCTTTGGCACCTTTGGAAGCAGTAATTTGCACTCAAACCTAAACATCAGAGGCATTAAAAGGCAACACAAAATTAATATGTTTTGTGACATGgtatttttcatgtattaatcTGACCTCTTTATGGCCCGGCTGTAAACATTGATGTCCTTAACTTGAAACACAGGTTTTTAATGTAACTGTAATCAAATTTCAGTGCTCTTAGCTCCATCCACTCCCGTCCCCCCTACTCAGTGTCAATGTCGATTACTGAAGATGCTCTTTTTGTTCCTTTAGAGCAAAACACTGTGCTTGGCAGATTTCCATTGTACCTGAAGTCTTCATTTTACCCCCACAGAATAATCTTGTTGACTTTACCTATAGAGcaacatgcatgcacactgtCACAGCAGTGTTAATAGTGTAACAGTGGCATTTAATGTATGTTGGAAATTAGAAAAGGTTTGATCTTATAATGAAAATATCTCGTCAAGATGAACTTCAAAATTCATAATCTCAAGATAAACTTTCTGCTATACTGATCCATTACTTTCAAACTTTAATGTATAGTATTCACAAGCTGAggacattttatatacaaaatgaATGCCAAACAATGGGTTTTGTACCAGTTCCTGCTTAAATTTATATTCTACTCATAAGCAACAAGCATCTGATGGAAAATGAAGTCAAAAGACCGGAGATAAAGACTATGCCTCGTGGGAACTAATAGGCTTCCCCGTGTTAAGTTTTTCTTTCATCCTGTTTTAGTCGGTGGTAAACAGTCGCACAATCCACTGCTTGTTTCCTGCACCAGTCACATATAGAAACCCCTACCAAATAGACTCTCTTATATGAATCCAAATTGTGCAGAATCAGGCAATATCACCAAGAAAAACATATGCATTTTGATcagtaaaaaacacacacactcacgtcTGTGCcgcctctcctcttcttcccatGATGTGTGTCTCAGAAAGTGTCCTCGTAAAATCGTACAGTGCGCTCCCCAAAAGGCGTTTCGGTCAATATTTTGGTTTGGCTTCCATCAGGTCCTCTCGTAGCTCGTTAAACTTGTGCTGGGAGCCGCTGTGGCAGCCACGACGCGCCACTGGAAATGCTTCTACAGTTCAGGGCTCGCTCAGTGCAGCCTTTTAGTTTCCACGCAACCAAAAAACTAGGCAGCATTGCTGGAGCCGGTGCGAATTGTCAAAGGAGAAGCCTGTCATTGATGGCGGTGTCTCACCGACTCTGATCCAtgtatatgacaaaaaaaatgaatattatgCAATGTTGAAAATGGCAGACACACGCGCGCAATGCATTTACGCACAGAACTCGCCTTAATAGCTGGGTATAATTCACGCTGCTGGGAGGATCTGAGAGTTGGAAATGCATTCATGCAAATTTGTAATGGCATgattacattcatttatatgcatCTGTTGATTAGTGGAAGTGAAGTGGCTTTAATGTGCATGTATCAGGTGCCAACAAAgtacccccacccccacctctcatgcacacacacacactcacagacacacacacacacacagacacacacacacacacacacacacacacacacacacacacacacacacacacacacacacacacacacaatgtgatCTCATACACAGTGCAATGCTCAAACATGGAGCAGTTGAGTTGGGAGCCCACATTAATCAtagttgatctgaagcttctTGTTTCAAACATACTGCCTGGCTTACAGGGATGTGGATCTTTGGCTGTCTCCAGGCCCTTTTCCTGCCTGCTGCCCGCCGATAAGGAAGCCCAATCAAATCCACTATGAAAACAGACGTTCATGGGCACTGACCGAGTCTGCCAAGCAGCCAGTCATATGGTATTAATGgaattaaaatcaataaagtaGGCTGCTCCACCCAAACTCCCTCCCTGGTGCTTTGGAGTGATAGACTGTGTGTGATTAACTGCAGCTGTgagtatttctttctttctttttgtgacCAGTTAGAGTCAGATATTACTGATCTCTAacatatatttttcatatccCTTCATAAATGctcttgaaaatgaaaattccAGGTCTTAGTGTTTCAATTGTATATATCTATCTATGAAGATACAGCCTAGCTTGGCACAAGATTGTGCTTAACATCATTGGAAAAAACAGTTACAACAGTTTAGATACAAAAACCAAATACAAAACCAGTTCTTTCAATAGCAAAAAATGTTCCTGTATGTCATTTAGGATATTCTTAATCACTTGTCAGTTCGTTGGACTCACTTTTCTCGTCTCATTGTGAACTTAATAGTGGAGCATCCAGATCAACCTGCAGGAGATGCAGCTCCACAATGCAAAAGTCAGTCATATTGGGCTACTacgttttatattttatttagtccTCTGAATTATTTTACTAGTTAGGTTTAGGTTAGCCTGCGTGTAGCGTGTATTCCCTTGGTCTCATTGGTAaaggttgattgattgattaataatAAAACCACCATAACACAGTGGTGTATCTCAGTCCCTATGAGTAACACATGCTGTGCAACATGGTGCTCATTGTTGCTGCTCTGTATTCACTGCTTTGACAACCCTGCGGTCATGACACTGTTCTCGTCAATTACGAGAAGATCAGATAGGTGGGAGAGCATATGACaatgaaacagcagaaaatagGATTACTTTCCTCATCGACAGAGGAGAGTGCACTGGCAATCACTCTTCCCCAGCTTTATCGGATTACTTCAAATGTTCTGCTGCAGTTGGCAGCTTTGTATGCATTATCAACCAAGCATTAGTCCTGATAGACTGTACTTTCAAGTGGATCAAAGTTAGTTTTCCCCCCTTCCCtgacttttttcctctccagtcTGTCAAGAAACTCAAAGCTGGCTCAGGCTCTCATCTTTTTTACTCCAATACCAGTGCAGGTGGCATACCTGCAAGCGAACATTAATCCATGGAGTCAAAATGCTGAGTGTGAAGTTGGGCTGTGAAAATGCTCGTACCAAAGTTTCTACAATGTCACCTCAACAAGGTGGGAATGTTTTGCCATTAGCcttttctgtgtgcagttttccgagttgcagtggaacaaaaggACTCATATTAATGAGGTATCACTCTCCCTTTCACTCTCATTGTCTAACCCACTTTTTCTTTGCTtgctcacacatacatatatatatactttagcacacacaaacacacacacacacacacacacactgtctcttgAGTCTGGCTCCCAGCTTACACCTCGTCCCTGAGCAAGATCAAAGTCCTGCCTTGTCTTTGTGAATACAACATT is a genomic window of Thunnus maccoyii chromosome 20, fThuMac1.1, whole genome shotgun sequence containing:
- the lrrc3ca gene encoding leucine-rich repeat-containing protein 3B; translated protein: MSLLADWLLRHSVVMCLLLHSLVLMTFCFHHAATSCSKNCYCSESESGGKTVRCSNLQLTEIPQDIPNDTRRVYLDFNLFTTVPTNAFSGLPHLVELDLSHNELSQLEPGAFRGLGSSLQFLDLSSNKLVNFNPESFEGLRARANLTNNPWHCDCNLQMAMPHVHLEPASLTGIVCQTSDPEEIRVQGLAFLLVPDIDLCVVMKRTTDVAMLVVMFGWFTMVISYLVYYVRANQEDARRHLEYLKSLPSRQGKSEESSTISTVV